CAATAACGCCACCGAAGCGTTTCCGAATTCCTTTGAGTGAAAGGATCGGGGCAGATTGCGCGTCAGCGCTGGTCTCGCCCATGGCTTTTCTCCGGTTGAATGATGGTGGTCCCACTTATATGGAACCACCACTCGACTGAGATTACTTCAGCTTATCAGCCGTGATCAGCTCCAGATCGGTTTTCACCCAACCTGTAAGTGGTGCGCCACCGGCAACCACTTCGAGCGCCTTGTCGATACCCATGGCAGCCATCTGTGATCCAAACTGGTCAACGGTTGCCAGAACCTTTCCAGCTTTGATTTCAGGCTGGATCGCTGGCAAATTGTCAAAGCCTACGACCTTGATATCGTTGCGTTTGGCTGCATCAAGTGCCTTAACAACACCAAGTGCCATCGAGTCATTTGCTGCCATTACGCCCTGGATATCGGGATGGGCGGTTAGCATATTCGTAAATACCGAATTGGCTTCCTCGGTTTCCCAGTGAGCCGTACGAGAGTCGAGCACGTCCAGACCGCCCTCTTTTGCGGCATCGTCAAAACCAAGTTTGCGCTGCACGGCATTATCCGCACCAGGATTTCCCTCAAGCATCACGACCTTGCCACCTTTACCGATCGCCCTGGCCAGTTCGTCACCAGACATTTTTGCACCAGCACGGTTGTCTGGGCCGACAAATGCCAACTCAAGGCCCGCGTCTTTCTTGGCCTGTGCATCAAGTTCCACGTCGATGTTTACAACCACAATGCCCGCATCAACTGCGCGTTTCAGCGGGGGAACCAATGCACGTGAATCTGCAGGGGCGATAACGATCGCATTCACACCCTGAGTGATGAAATTCTCGACTGCGTTGATCTGGGTTTCGATGTCCGTTTCAGACTGCATACCCACCGCCTTCAGCTTATAAGTGCCCTTTTCCTTGTTGTGGGCCTGGGCACCTTCGAGCATATTCTTGAAGAATTCGTTGGCGAGTGACTTCATCACAAGACCGACGACCGGTTTGTCGGCAGCGAAACTCGCTACCGGAGTTACGATCAATCCACTCGCCACAGCTGCTGCGGCAACAAAAGCTTTAAAGCGCATTCTTTCCTCCCCGTCCGTCGCTCTTCGTCTTAGGCAAGACCAGCGACGATTTTGACGATTGGCCCAAAAATTGTCCCGCGAGCGGCTTGCCCGGGAAACATGTCTCCTACCCAATAGTAGCCGTGCTTGTAACATGACCACCATAGGCTCAATCAAAAACAGAATAGAATTTTCGAGTCAATATGAAACGGTTCATTGTTTGCAATCGTGATTTCATCAAACTACCTCCCAATTTCGGCGATTTAACTGAAATACTGAACCAATTTTCCTTTCATGACAGGCTATCGGAACGACTGGACAAGAGAATTTTCAATTGTTACGTTTGTCAAATGAACCGTTTCATTTGGATAATGTAACATTTTTCTGAACGAGCAGTTCGACCTTTGGGAGAAAAGGAGGAGTTTTCGATGAAACGAATTTTAGCCGCTGTTTGTATCGCAGCGAGCACTTTACTCGCGTTACCGGCGCAGGCTGACACTGAAAAAATGATCATTGATACCGATTTCAGCACAATTGGTGACGATGGTCAGGTCTTGATCATGGCCGCACAGCTTTACAAACAAGGCACCATTGATCTCCTTGGTGTCACTGTTGTCACTGGCAATAACTGGCTGAAGCAGGAAGTTACCGATGCGCTTCGTGCCGTGGAGCGCTTGGGCATTGAGGACAAAGTTGGCGTCTATGCGGGAGCCAACTTACCGTTGGTTCATGATCCCCGCAGCTTTGAAAGCGAGCGAGCGCTGTTCGGTTTTGGTGAAAGCTACAAGACAGCTTTTCATCGCCCTGAACCAACCGAAAAAGACTTGATCGCCCCACCCGATGGCTTTGCAAAGAAGGCAAAGCTCGAGAAAGAAGACGCTGTCGATTTTATAGTCAATACGGTTAAGGCCAACCCGAATGAAGTAACGCTTCTGGTTATTGGACCTGTCACGAATGTCGCTCTCGCCATCCGCAAGAACCCAGAAATCGTGCCGCTTATCAAGCGTATCGTCTACATGGCGGGTGCTGTCGATGTCAAAGGCAACACGACACCTGCAGCAGAAATGAATGTCTGGGTCGATCCTGAAGCCGCACGTATCGTCATGCGCGCGCCAATTGAACAAGCTATGATTCCGTTGGATGTGACCGATATTACACAACTTGATAAAGAGACGTTTGACCGAGTGATCGCCGGTGACGGCCCAGTTCAAAAACTCTTTGCAGATAGCTGGATGGCCGAGATCTTTGCAAAAGATCCAAAAGCCGGCGCAAGCGTCTTTGATACCCTCGCCCTGGCCTATGCAATCGACCCAAGTTACGCAACGAAAGTGGACGATCTCTATATGGACGTCGATATCGCTTTTGGCCCGGGCTACGGGCGCACTCTTGGTTATTGGCAGAAGCAGCCAACAGCACTATTGCAAAAGATGAAAGTAGTTAAAGAGTTCGACAACAAGCGCTTCTTTGATCTCTACGTGGATTTAATGCAGCGTCCGGTGCCAATCAAGTTCGACAAATAAAACTAAAGGCGGCTCCGGTTAAGATTGCATCGCTGGGCTCGTCCTATCTATTTGTTTTTTACGCATTATCCAACGCAAAACCGCTTCGTATTTTTGCTGGAAGTGCTTTATTCTCTTGCCTCTCGGGATTTGCCGGGAGGCAAATGCAATTTGTGGGGCAGGCATTAATGGCAACGATAAAGGATGTTGCGAAACGGGCTGGCGTATCGGTCGGCACAGTTTCGCGCGTATTGAGCAACAATCCTTCCGTCACACCCAAGATGCGCGAAGCTGTCGGCGAAGCCGTCGCAGCGCTTGGATACCGACCCAACAACCTAGCACGCGGTTTGCGGCGGCACCGCACCAACATGATCGCTCTTGTCTTGCCAGATATAACCAATCCATATTTCTCGGAGCTTGCCCAGCGTATTGAAGCTGCCGCCTATAGCTATGGACATCTTGTGGTGCTGGCGGATACGCATGGCGACCGGGCGCGTGAAGAACAACAGATACTCGGGCTACGAGCTCACCTGCCTGCAGGCTTTCTTATAATTCCTGTCAATGCACATTCTCCGAGCTCTTTGACTGGTTCAATTCGAACAATTGCCCTTGACCGCCCCTATGGCAATCACCCGCTCGTTGCGGTCGATCATTACGCAGGCGGAGAGTTGGCAGCGCGTCACCTGCTTGGACTAGGACACCGAAAGATTGCCTATATTTCTGGTCCGTCCAACCTCACAATTTCCGCTGAGCGACGGAAGGGGTTTCTGGATTACTGCCAGCGCGCCATTCAATCTGGCGAGGTAGAGATGCCTATGCCTGAATTACTGGAAGCTGGTTTCGACTATAATTCCGGCGAGGCGCTGGCCGCGCAACTCTTTATGCGAAAGCGGGAGGAGCTGCCGACTGCAATTGCGGCCTCGAGTGATCAGCAGGCGATTGGTATTATGCGAGGGGCTTCCGATTACGGCATCTCCATTCCCCGCGATATTTCCATCATTGGCTTTGACGACATTCCGTTGGCTCGCCTTACCACACCACGCCTATCGACGATTGTGCAGCCTGTTAAGGCAATAGCCGAGAACGCAGTCATCGCACTTTTAGGAACCGATGTGCCACAACGTTCGATTTTACTCACACCGACAATCAAGTTGCGCGAAACGACGATCAAACTCTAAGGAGCATTCCGAAAAGTGTGGAGCCCGGTAGCGGAAAATTCGTCCACCGGGCTAGTTTCCGATGTAGATTTGATCGGAAAAGAGCGCACTCAATCCGGTTTTAATTGTGAGACTCTCTTTTGAAGAGACGCATTCTTCCTTGGCTTTCGGCAGTTCCGCTTGGTTGGTTGCCGCTCGGCACAACGATCAATCGTTTGTCGGAGCGATTGGTCGGCCTCGAATAATCTGTGCGCCGCTCCGGTCTTGAGCGATTTCGGTCTCGGTACGATCTATCTCGGTATGATCGGTCGCGATAATAACGATTATCTCGATAATACCTTGAATTGTATCTTGGTCCGCTGCGGTAAATAATTTCAGGCCCAGAATAGAGACCGCCATATGTCGGACCATAGTCACGATAGCCATCGTAGGAATACGATTCACTCACGCACCCAGACAGAGCAAATGACAGCAAGGCTATCACGCCCATAGACGTAAATGCTTTGAACTTGATCATGAATTTCCTACCTTCTTTATCGAATGTTCGACAATTACAATCTGCTTTCTAAATAACGAGAGCAAGTCACGAAATTCAATGTGTATGTTATTGTCCGAGATCACAACGAAAGTGTCGAAATTTCATCTCCTTACCGGAGCCCCGCATGATAAACGCAGCGCGGTTCCTACGAAGGAAACAACGCTTCCCTTTTTCGAGAGGCCCATACTGTCAAAGATCGACCGGTTTTCCGGAGTCTTCTTCTTCGAGAGTCACCGCTACATCTGCATTGGCTGATAGCCGGACCTTATCGTCGCTCTCTATATCAGCGACGAACCCAAGTTCGATATAATGATGATGATTTCGGTGGGCTTCCGAGTTGTCGGTTTTCTTCAGCTTGATGCGATTACCTTCAAGGCGATCAACCGTTCCAACGTGAACGCCATCCGCTCCGATTACTTCCATGTTCTCGTGGATTCTGTGCTGCATTGTCGCTTCCTCCTTGAAACCAAACCTATGCAAGGAGTTAGATAGCGCATAGATGTGCAGAGACTATCCCCAGATCGAATTAAAGATTGCGCTCATCGTGTGCACCATCCTGTGCTCAAACATATCATTGATCCGCTCAGTATGTTTGTCGGCATCGCTCCAGCTGCTGCTTCACCTGAATATAACGTCCGCAAAACAAAATTCTCATGTACTTAAGTGGACAAGAGGACATTTCTGTAATTTTTTACCGCTTCTTCTTCGGATAAAGACCTTCCCCTTTGTTCCAACAAAAAGCGATCATGTTGTGTATCAAGTTGCGCCAGTATAGCGTTGGCTAAAGCGGCCACATCTGCCACCGGCACAAGAATTCCGTATTGTTCGGTATTAGAATTTCGCTGGGGCCGCTGGGGCAATTCGTACTCACCACGGGACACCACACGAGTGCTTGTATAAGTACTCCAGGCAAGCCTTCGTAGCGCGATGACAACACAAACAAATCTGCTTGCCGCATGAACTTGAAAGGGTTTTGAACACCCCCCAAAACGATATACCATCAGCAATATTGAGTTCTTGTGCGCGTGATTTGAGATCCGCAAGCATTGGCCCGTGGCTCAATATAACTAAAGCACACTTCTTTATGCACTCGCACTTTCGTTGAGGCTTTCAATAATGTTCCGTAATCTTTCTGAGGCTTTAAATTACCGTCCGCCAGAATTACAGGAATATCACTATTTGAAAACCAAGAATGTTCGACTGCTTCAAACGACTGTTCCACGAAAGTCTGATTAAAAACCGCGTCGTAAAGGGCATGAAGACGATCGTCGGGAATTCGAAGAGTTTCAAACACATCTTTAGCAACGCCTTTAGACACCGATACTATGGCGCCGGCTTTGGCAAAAAAGTATCTTAGTGTCGGCACAATTTGATGCAGACGCCATTTCGAACGTCCCCCTGGCCCTTGGCCTAATCGATTTCTTTGCCCCAAAACTATGCGTGTCTCGACGCCCGCAACAGCCAACATTCCCATAATCCAAAGCGGTTAATAATGCTTCTGGCCGCACGCACCTGCCGGAGGTAGCGAGCAATCGCGGGTATGGCAGCGGTCGGCTTGGAGAGCTCGGAATAATTAAGAAGCGTAGCAGAAAAACTAGATCTTTGGTCCGCCGCTGCAGACCTTAAACGGTATCAATATCTGGCCGTGAGAGGTTGCGGCCAACAAACTTGCAAAAGATCGGGCTATTTCCTAGACTTGGGCCAGAACCATACCATCGTGGTGCGCAATTCAGTCTGGGGATATGACGAATAACTTTCGAAATACGCTGCTTTCACTCGTTATCTCGAATAACCAGTCGGCCTTCCCCCTGATGATGGATGCCAAATCGGACGATGCCATTGGGTTGCTGCGCGCTTAAACCCGCAGCGACCCTCAAATTCCAGTCACACTGAATGCGAAAAGTCCTGCCGGGCAACCGGTAGTTCCAACGTTTGGGATTTATTATGGCTATCTGGACTGAATTGGCGCGTGCCAGCAATGATGCTGGCGACGAAATTCTCTTGCGTCAAAGAGACGATATTTTCGAGATTCGATATAATGGACTGGAACTGATGTCCAACATCAATTTCCAATCTGAGACCGTTCTAGCGGAGCGCTCATTGAGACTGCTCGGCCGTTCGCCGAAGAGAGTATTGATTGGCGGACTGGGCATGGGCTTCACGCTCCGGGCCGCTCTGGATTACCTTCCAATTGATACCGAAGTCACCGTCTGTGAACTCGTGCCTGAAATTGTTGAGTGGAATCACTCTCGTATTGGTCACTTGGCGGATTTCCCACTTCAAGACCACCGCGTGAAAATTCGCATCGGCGATGTAATGGATACGTTAAATCAGAACCCGGCCACATATGATCTGATCTTGATGGATACGGATAATGGCCCGGATTTTCTGGTCCGAAGCACCAATGACGCAATTTACGCGGACCACGGTCTGACTGTAGTCGAAAGTGCTCTCACATCCAATGGTATAGCGAGTTTCTGGTCTGCAACGGCATCATCAGAATTTGAAAAAACACTCGACATCTTGGAATGGGAGTGGAGCCGTCAGGACATCTGCCTGATTGGCGGAAGAGCTGATGCTTTCCATTACATCTACTTCGTCATTCGGAGTCAGATGTCTGATAATTTCGGTTTCAAAATTGGAGAGAACCGGGAGCTCAGACAGATGATAGGTGTTTAAACAGACCAATTTGGGAGACGATCTTAAGATCTCCTCCCAAATCCGTTTTCCAAAGAAAATATCGTGTGAACACAACGGTCATATTCTCGCATGCTCATAGACACTGGCGATCTGCAAGGAATGCGGATAAATGCACTTTGATAAATATGAGTATGAGGGGTCTATGTCTTACTTCCCGAAATGGCGTCTTACTAACAACAGCGTAGTATTGCCTGATGAGAGGCTTCCGAGCGCTGCGGCTGTGCCGATGGGCATCCAGCATCTCTTAGCAATGTCCGGCTCGACGATCGTCGCCCCCCTGCTTATGGGGTTTGATCCGAATGTTGCGGTATTCTTCTCAGGTATCGGAACATTATTGTTCTTCCTGATGACCGGCGGCCGCGTTCCGAGCTATCTCGGCTCTTCCTTTGCCTTCATTGCGGTCGTCATTGCCGTCACCGGCTATTCCGGAAGCGGCCCAAATCCCAATATTGGCCTGGCACTTGGCGGTATTATTGCCTGTGGCGCGCTTTATGCCGTCATCGGACTGGTGGTTATGACGATCGGCACAGGCTGGGTTGAAAAACTCATGCCACCAGCCGTCACGGGTGCAATCGGTGTTGCAATTGGCCTGAACCTCGCCCCTGTGGCAGTTGGTCAGCTCAAGGGCACAGGCGCGCATATGAGCATCGCAATGCTTACGGTCCTCTGCATGGCGATGATTTCGGCCTATGGTCCACTCGCCACCAAGCGTGTCGCTGTGTTGCTGGCACTTTTGTTTGGCTATTGCCTTGTGTTGATTTTCGGCAATGGCTTGGGCATGGTCCCTGGCATAAATTTTACGGCTGTGAGTGCAGCCCCATGGTTCGGTCTGCCCGCTTTTGCAAAACCTGTTTTCACCTGGCCCGCTGTCACACTGATCGCGCCTGTTGCGATTGTTCTTGTCGCTGAAAACCTCGGGCACATTAAAGCGCTTGGCTCGATCACAGGTCAGAATATGGACCGCTATATCGGTCGCGGCTTTCTGGGCGATGGCCTTGCGACGATGATTTCCGGTTCTGGCGGTGGTACCGGTGTTACCACCTATGCTGAAAATATCGGTGTCATGGCCATGACCAAGGTTTACTCGACCCTAATCTTCGTAATCGCTGCCGTGGTCGCAATTGCGCTCGGCATGTCGCCAAAGTTCGGTGCGATCTTGCAGACCATTCCAGCACCTGTTCTCGCAGGTCTTGCAGTATCGGTCTTCGGACTGATTGCCTCCGCGATGGCGCGCATCTGGGTGGTGAACAAGGTCAATTTCGCCGATCCGCGCAATCTCTTCACAGTGGGCGTAGCACTGATTTTTGGTGCCGGTGATTTCACCGTCAATGTCGGAGATTTTGCACTGGGCGGAATTGGTACGTCCACCTTTGCAGCGCTGATCATTTATCAGCTGCTTAGCATTGGTCGCCCAAGCAGCGATGAGAAAAGCTAAATAATAGTGTCGCGCAGAACCTTTAAGGCTCTGCGCGACACTCCCCCGCCCAGCATCAAGCGCCCCGTTCTTATCAAGCGCGACGCGTACCTGAAGAAACGATATCGAGATAAACGGCCAGCACCAGAATGCTGCCCTTAATGATCTGCTGCCAGAAAGTATCGACGCCCAACATCGACATACCATTGTCGAGGCTCGACATGATCAGCGCTCCAACAAGCGCGCCAATGACCGATCCCACACCACCACGCATCGATGTGCCGCCGATAAAGCAGGACGCGATCGCATCAAGCTCACCGCCAAAGCCCGCTGACGGCGTTCCTGCTGCAAGACGCGCCGTCGTTGTCAGACCGGCAACCGCAGCCATCAAGCCCATTAGCGCAAACACCGCCATTTTTACGAAGTTCACATTAACGCCTGAAAAGCGCGTGGCTTCCAGATTGGAACCGACCGCATAAATGTGTCGCCCAAAGACCGTCTGGCGCGAAATGACAGTGAAAACACCGAGAATGACCAGCAACACCAGAACCGGAACCGGAACGCCTTGATAGCTGTTAAGGATCAAAATAAAGCCGAGGATCAGGATGCCCGTACCAAGAAGACGTGCTGTTTCCATCGCCGGTGACAGCGTTTGCAGACTGTGCTTGCGCTTGCTGGAGCGCGTTCGCAGTGTGATCAGAATGAGCACAGTGAAGAGGACCATGGCGCAGACATTGCCCAACCAGCCAGGCAGATAACCCTGTCCGATATATTTGAACTCCGGCGAAATCGGCGCAATGGTGACGCCGCCCATGAT
The genomic region above belongs to Ochrobactrum quorumnocens and contains:
- a CDS encoding sugar ABC transporter substrate-binding protein, encoding MRFKAFVAAAAVASGLIVTPVASFAADKPVVGLVMKSLANEFFKNMLEGAQAHNKEKGTYKLKAVGMQSETDIETQINAVENFITQGVNAIVIAPADSRALVPPLKRAVDAGIVVVNIDVELDAQAKKDAGLELAFVGPDNRAGAKMSGDELARAIGKGGKVVMLEGNPGADNAVQRKLGFDDAAKEGGLDVLDSRTAHWETEEANSVFTNMLTAHPDIQGVMAANDSMALGVVKALDAAKRNDIKVVGFDNLPAIQPEIKAGKVLATVDQFGSQMAAMGIDKALEVVAGGAPLTGWVKTDLELITADKLK
- a CDS encoding nucleoside hydrolase; this encodes MKRILAAVCIAASTLLALPAQADTEKMIIDTDFSTIGDDGQVLIMAAQLYKQGTIDLLGVTVVTGNNWLKQEVTDALRAVERLGIEDKVGVYAGANLPLVHDPRSFESERALFGFGESYKTAFHRPEPTEKDLIAPPDGFAKKAKLEKEDAVDFIVNTVKANPNEVTLLVIGPVTNVALAIRKNPEIVPLIKRIVYMAGAVDVKGNTTPAAEMNVWVDPEAARIVMRAPIEQAMIPLDVTDITQLDKETFDRVIAGDGPVQKLFADSWMAEIFAKDPKAGASVFDTLALAYAIDPSYATKVDDLYMDVDIAFGPGYGRTLGYWQKQPTALLQKMKVVKEFDNKRFFDLYVDLMQRPVPIKFDK
- a CDS encoding LacI family DNA-binding transcriptional regulator; translation: MATIKDVAKRAGVSVGTVSRVLSNNPSVTPKMREAVGEAVAALGYRPNNLARGLRRHRTNMIALVLPDITNPYFSELAQRIEAAAYSYGHLVVLADTHGDRAREEQQILGLRAHLPAGFLIIPVNAHSPSSLTGSIRTIALDRPYGNHPLVAVDHYAGGELAARHLLGLGHRKIAYISGPSNLTISAERRKGFLDYCQRAIQSGEVEMPMPELLEAGFDYNSGEALAAQLFMRKREELPTAIAASSDQQAIGIMRGASDYGISIPRDISIIGFDDIPLARLTTPRLSTIVQPVKAIAENAVIALLGTDVPQRSILLTPTIKLRETTIKL
- a CDS encoding DUF2171 domain-containing protein yields the protein MQHRIHENMEVIGADGVHVGTVDRLEGNRIKLKKTDNSEAHRNHHHYIELGFVADIESDDKVRLSANADVAVTLEEEDSGKPVDL
- a CDS encoding glycosyltransferase; translation: MGGVQNPFKFMRQADLFVLSSRYEGLPGVLIQALVWCPVVSTNCPSGPSEILIPNNTEFLCRWQMWPL
- a CDS encoding spermidine synthase, which gives rise to MAIWTELARASNDAGDEILLRQRDDIFEIRYNGLELMSNINFQSETVLAERSLRLLGRSPKRVLIGGLGMGFTLRAALDYLPIDTEVTVCELVPEIVEWNHSRIGHLADFPLQDHRVKIRIGDVMDTLNQNPATYDLILMDTDNGPDFLVRSTNDAIYADHGLTVVESALTSNGIASFWSATASSEFEKTLDILEWEWSRQDICLIGGRADAFHYIYFVIRSQMSDNFGFKIGENRELRQMIGV
- a CDS encoding solute carrier family 23 protein → MSYFPKWRLTNNSVVLPDERLPSAAAVPMGIQHLLAMSGSTIVAPLLMGFDPNVAVFFSGIGTLLFFLMTGGRVPSYLGSSFAFIAVVIAVTGYSGSGPNPNIGLALGGIIACGALYAVIGLVVMTIGTGWVEKLMPPAVTGAIGVAIGLNLAPVAVGQLKGTGAHMSIAMLTVLCMAMISAYGPLATKRVAVLLALLFGYCLVLIFGNGLGMVPGINFTAVSAAPWFGLPAFAKPVFTWPAVTLIAPVAIVLVAENLGHIKALGSITGQNMDRYIGRGFLGDGLATMISGSGGGTGVTTYAENIGVMAMTKVYSTLIFVIAAVVAIALGMSPKFGAILQTIPAPVLAGLAVSVFGLIASAMARIWVVNKVNFADPRNLFTVGVALIFGAGDFTVNVGDFALGGIGTSTFAALIIYQLLSIGRPSSDEKS
- a CDS encoding sugar ABC transporter permease translates to MTLTGKSLRKFLAEYKIVALLIVVALIWAFFAVMTYDPEMGRSQFLTARNFSNLLRQMAITGMLASAMVFVIVAGEIDLSVGALLGLLGGVAAVLDVVYGWPLWATVSTVLVLGVILGGFNGWLTAYLGIPSFIVTLGGQLVFRGIVLGIMGGVTIAPISPEFKYIGQGYLPGWLGNVCAMVLFTVLILITLRTRSSKRKHSLQTLSPAMETARLLGTGILILGFILILNSYQGVPVPVLVLLVILGVFTVISRQTVFGRHIYAVGSNLEATRFSGVNVNFVKMAVFALMGLMAAVAGLTTTARLAAGTPSAGFGGELDAIASCFIGGTSMRGGVGSVIGALVGALIMSSLDNGMSMLGVDTFWQQIIKGSILVLAVYLDIVSSGTRRA